Part of the Scomber japonicus isolate fScoJap1 chromosome 6, fScoJap1.pri, whole genome shotgun sequence genome, aaaacaaaaaaagttccTCATCCTGTATTACAAAGCACATTCAGTTCCAGTTCCAGCCAACAACATGAATCTTGTTTAGTCTGCAAGCAAACAGTGTGGTTTGTGGTGTCAAGTGGTTTTCCTCCCTGAAGACAGCAAAGTGCTGCACCTCTTTTCATTATACTGCAAGTATGACCAACTTTGACCTGACATAGGTATTCTCACAGTAATCAAGAAGTCAAACTTTCCACTGTGGTTAAGATCGAATGTTTCCAGACAGTGTGAATGTAACTCTTTGCGGTATTGATAAACTAGTTCTCACAGTAAGACCAATCTCCATTGAcggggaaaaaaacaccaagtCTGGATTTCCCAAAAAAGGGTGATGCAGGTGACTTCCTTGCTGTGGGTGGTCTCCATGTGttaattttatttgaaaagttgTTGCTGCAAATATCAACTGACAGAAGACCTTCCAGTATAGTGACTCAATACTGCCTGACCTTGAAGGGTCTAAGATGGTCAAAATCTACATTTAAGACCccaattatttcagttttaaagctTATATTTCATATAACAAAATGCCTGTATATGATCAGACAGGGAGAATAAATCTGGGTGAGAGTGAAGAAGCAGCCCTTGCCCCTCCCTCATTATGACCACTGAGGTGCCCTCGAGCAAGGCCCTTAACCCCACTGTTCCTAAGGAGCTGTTGAGCGGCCATCTTGAATCagtaaaggtttaaaaaaaaaaaatcacagtggGCCCAGTAAAACTATTTTTGCTCTTTCAAACTTCcctacagtatgtgtcatgTCTAGAGCATGTTTCAGAAGTATTAAATAGTCTTTCAGTGACCACCAGGAAGCATACAGGACAAACTGTGTGAATGAAAGTAAATGACAAAGTTGTGTGTCAAAAAAATGGTTGCACACAGTGTTGTTGGCGCTACTTGAGTAACTTTGTGAATGGAGATTAAAATGATGCATTGTCTCACCGTTAATGCCCCCTgacccttctttcttctcctcaaGAAACATGTCGGGCTGCAGCTGGTAGAAGAGGGACTTCTGCCACCACTTGAGAGGTTTTGCCACCGGCCGGGGGCTCTTCACTATGATGGCAATGGAGGTGGCGAGAATGGCAAACCAGGCTAGCCAGAAGAGCACCACCAGGTAACACCGCACCTTTCTCCAGCCCGGACCCCCCGCTGCGATCTCCAGCTCCTGCTTGCTCATGGGCCGCCACTGCTGCACCACATCTGGTTCGGGGATGAGCAGCGGGGCTGACTCTGAGCCGCCCACACTGCTAGACAGCCCGGGAGCTGACACGCTGCCGTACCCGGGGTCCCCGGCGTTCAGAGGCATCGGGCCGTGCTGCAGGTTAGTGACTCACAGTTAGATCAACTGGGTTGGATTTCATGTTTaaacaagcatgcacacactcatGTTATATCAACCAGACACTGTGGCCTGCTGTTGCATTGGTTTCCATACCGTGCTGAATATCACCTCAGCGGCCTCTTTATCGGTTTGCTCCATATGAGCCTTAAGGTATACAGATAGTATCACAACCACAGGGTTTTCTATACAGAAGTGttcacacactctgcagcaGCCCCCGGTCTTTTTCCTGCTACTACCTGCTTTAAACAGGTGCTTTAATGACATAAATTAACTGCTTCCGCTTGCTACAGGTCAGGTGACATCTGATTGACTCATTCTGGTGAGAGCTTCCAAATAAAGTTAGTTTCTATCAGGcactttcacatgttgcaaatACAGATATTAGATCTTGGAAATGACAAACCAATCTACCCATTTACTTTCTATGAACGGAGTGACGTGATATAGCCTAATGCATGCTCACACAGGTTTCAACGCCTCTAATTCACCTAACAGgtagtacacacacaaaagtaaatgaatgaaatcagttAACAACAGCGAATTAGCTCGTTTACTTAACTTATTGTGGCAATTTAAAATAGAGTGGGAATTAATTGCACTTAAAtagataaacacatttagtcattgagtgaaaaacatttgattgtcatttgttttcttctgGATGCtaataactataaataactTGGTCAAATCAAATTTAGAATGTAAACTGagaccctaaccccaacccaaCCAAAACAAGTATGAGTTCCTATAAAATGTGTCTGCAATTTTCAAATACAGGGGGAGGGGGGCCCTCTAGTGGCCACAGAGCTCAATACAGCTGACAGTTTGTAGTTCTTAGGCCGCCCTCACCAACATGTCTTTAGACTGACAGGAAACccacaggaaacacaaaggCAACACAGTAAAGTCCCAGCTGGTCTGGGGTTTGATCATGGTTCAAACCCTCGATCATCCTGCTCTGGGCCGACAGCGCTAACCACTTTTTCCACATGTTCTAAATACCACCTAAGCACAGCTGTTactcacattttctctctcaggtTTCTGGCGTTTTCCCCTGAggtcctttttcttcttttccacctcttcctctttggATACAAGTGATCTCAGCTGAGCTGTGCCGTCCAGAGTTGAATATTTGAGTATCTGGTCAGGAGTGAGGAGGTGAGAGGGAGTCTCCGTCCTTTAAAAGCTCTGCAGAGCCAATTAATACAGAGGTGCTGAGCCTCACCACACCGTCACAACACATTCTGAAAACTCATGACTGCCAAAGAGAGCCCCCTCACAGTACGGCactcatttagtcattttaactTGAATTATTGCGTTTTTATTAGTGGTAGATTTGATAGGGAGAAATAGGGATGTGGTTTTAGGGAATTTccttttattgacattttagtCCTACACACTTTAAATTTTAGGCTTGCCAATTTTAACTGTCAAGACATGACATGATTAAAACATTCATCTGTTATATTTAAAGCAAAAGATTAGAACCCCTCTTTGTTTCTTTATGCAAGTAGAAAAATCATGAATTGAATGAACTGATTCAGTGGTTCAATTATTACCTGATTGAAATGATAAGTTGATGTGGACGACAGAAGAGATGATACTGCCTCTGCTTGTTATATGCTTCTACTGCAATCTATATTTTAGATACATTGATGGGAGAAAATGTATCCAAAGTGAAATTTTGCCAAACATTTGCCTTGTTTTaggttctcaaatgtgaaaatttGCCTTTTTCCCTCTCATATTTCTCTCTTATATTGCATCTTATATACTAAACATTGTTGGCTTTTGGAGTGTTGGttggaaaaaaatgatttgaagattgattgtgatgtgtgtttttcaatATCTCTTGACATTTCTTAGATACAACTTTTAATTAATCGATggagaaataaatcaatattgaTGAAGTTTTTTGTTGTCAGTTACAGCCCCAAACTAGCTCTCAacaattttgtgttcaaaataaTCAGCTCTAGGTGTCACCAacacaaaaattgaaaatgtttatAGCTTACTAGATGCTATTTTCCAATTTTATCACCCTCATTTATAGTATGTCTTGTCTTGAATTGTAAATGTTTCAAAACCAGGCTGCACAAATctattaattacattttctgcATGTGAACAACTCTTAAATCACACAATGACGTAACACATCACACCTCCCTCCCAAAGTTCCACAGAATGCACGTTTAATGAGGTATGGGTGCTAATTCCTGGGAACATGTCATCCTCTTACCCTAGTATAGccctccacccctcccaccccaccctcctctCTTATGGCACGCGTTTATGTTCTTGCAATAACAAGTCAttgctatctatctatatgtgaCCTTTGCTCCCTGACAGCAAGATGCAAACTAATTATGTACTGAGAGATACTGCGTTTCATCATGAGACTCTTTGATACACATGCAGTCCACGTGGAACACATAAATTAAGTCCAGGCTGTTTTATTGTGCAGTACTATTTAGGTTTGGCAAGATTTATTGCTTTAGAATGAGGATTGATAGATCACAGTTTGTATACAATATCACACAGTAATGCAAAATGAGCTGCCTTATACTGAAGCCTCTAACACATgctgtatgtatctatctatatctaccTACTAGGCACTGGATGGTTAAAATAGGAAAAGTCCTGCCAAGAAAGCACAATTATAGAAGATATAATCCTAATTATTACAATAGACAACACAGTTGATATTAGATTTGACTTTCATTTTAATTGACCAGAAAGTAAATTATTGTTgccaaaaacaattaatcacACAAAGAATCTAAGTTTAGCCTAATTTAGTGCTCATCTACAATGTAAAGTTTCCTCATTTAAGCTGGTCTCCATGGAGATGGTGAAGCCAGCAATGATTCTGTTTCCATGGGAATGGCTTTAGTTTGAGTCCCCCTCTGATCCTTCGATGTCCTGAAATACCACAATGCAATCATGTTACTGACATTGAATACCATGTACAACaaagatttattttacagtCTGGCACTTAGAGCAAAGACTACttttatgtgattttaaaaCTTAACTTGTAGTCACTACTTATTAACTATTTTGCTAATTTCAAGAACATTTCTCACCATAGTATAGACCAAACATTTACAGAGGTaatcaaataaataactttGGAATAATCTATAATTAGAGTTGTTGCAGCTCTGATAAAAGGCTTTTTTGACCAACAGTTAAAAAATGTGTAGATAAAGAAAAGAGCACATATGAGAAGCTCGACTAATCAATTGAACTGTTTCGCTCTAATTACTTCTTGCCTCTAATGACGTGCAATTTAATGACATAAGACTTATGTAGCTCACCATAGGCTCCTGAGTCCTGACAGTCAGAACATGTTTCTGATACGCAGCGATGATACAGTCGCGCCTGcaaagagagaaacagcagtATATTTTTGATTGATGTTTTGATTCCCACCAAAATTAATTCAACTATAAGCATATCTATatgttttgggggttttaatTGCTCATCCTCACTTGCTGGTTAAGCCTCCTCCTGGTGGAAGTCCAGGCATTTCTTCTGCAGCCAGGAATTTGATCACATACAAAAGATCAGGGTCTTCATCTCTGGACCTCATCATCTGAATAATTTCTGTAAAGGGAACAAATCAAAACATTACAGTTATTAATCTTTgattttagtgtgtttttttttttggtgggagATTGAAATGGcaagaaacagaaaatcacCTCCCACTTTCATATCCATCTGCTGCTCCAGCTCTGCCTCCTGCTGCAGTGCCTCTTGTGAAATCTGGGGGGCGCCGGGGAAGCAGACaatgatgatgctgatgttgTCCAAGCTGCCCTGCAGAGGGACACAGAGCATCAGATATTAGAGAAGTACCTGGACTGCCGTTTTAAAGGTGGAGTGCAAGgtttttgtctcccccttctggcagtgagagtaattacaaaaccACCTTGCTTACATCATAAGCTCTGCTATAGCCTACTCTGTTGCTTCTGTTATGGCCGTAAAACTGTTGATTTGAGCATCACACAGTCCCTGCAAAATGACTATTTGATCCATTCAGTATTCAATAACATTTGGCAAGTCTAGAAGAGCtgaacatttaaattattttctattCAAGGAGAAGCAGAGAGCTAACTGGAAGTTAGCATGCTCAGCCTGCAGCATTCTGAATTCATGCATTCATCCAGCCTATGTGGGAATGTCAGACCGGACACTAGATAAAAAACTTCAGTATCCTCGGATAAGTTCAGCACTGCAGGTTTAATTGAAGTTTAAATCAAACAAATGGTGATAGAATATAACTAAGCTCATGACATTTACTCGAGTATTGTACAactttgaggtacttgtacttgagaGTTACTAGCTATCATGCAAATTAAAatttcaaaaatatataattacctaaaataattattttatgatgTAACTACAAAGAAGTAAAATAGTTCAGAATAGCTTTGTTTAACcagataaaacatgtttttgtgtacatatgtgtacacattttaaaattttaagataaaaaaaaaacaatctgcaCTTCACTGAGAATTCTACTATACTTTCACTTTTAAcatcagtacttttacttgtaatggaatATTTTTGAACTGGGGTGCTTAAAAATTACTTAAAAGTTGAAAATCGCAGATATTTCTTCCAGAACAGGAAACAGACCTGTTGATTGGGAAACTATGAAGGCACTGAGTTCTCTGTCAGGATTTAGTTTTGTTGATCTTACAGGTGGATGTCTGTATCTTACAGTGTTGATGTCACAGTTCAGTAAATGTAATATACCATGACATTGATCACTTTGTGTTGAATATATTGTGACTAATAAgatgatttgcaggctgcaacACCGTTCTGACGTCACAGAGCTGAGTAGGGAGACTTAGTGTGTACTTGTACATGCATGGTACTTGTACAGTAAGCCTTTTCAGGTAAATTAAATAGAAGCCCTTCTCGGTCAGGATAAACTCTCTAACACTGCTCCCATCAACCCACTCACATTCAGACTTAATCCGAGTCATGTGTagcttttcttccctcctattTATAGTGCGAACTGAGGGTACGTCAGTTGGACAGTTACTAACAAGTATTAAGAAGAAGCGCAGGAGAAGTCTACTTGCATAATTCCTCTTCACAGAAATCCTGCCCACCATGCCCTCCCCTCTTAATGTAAAGCTGTCCATTCATAAATCCACCAGCTGTAACACCGTGTCCATCCAATGAGCTGAGTTTGGAGCTCTGCATAGCTCAAATGGCATGCGATGCAGCTGCATTTAGTGGGGAATTACTCACTTAAATGTTTGTAGGCATTTTTATGAGCTACTACATGACTGAGATAATAGATAAGACACATACAAACCAAGAGTCTGGGACTGCTTCATTTACTATTGAAAGATCACTTGGACAACACATGAGTTTCCTCTGTATTGTAGTTATTTTATATGGAGGAAAAATAACCCAGCCCATATAACATACTTAGGTTTAATATATAGCAGTGTAGGCTTCATTCATCCTGATACCACCTGTGCCATGGTAAAGGCTGAGTATTGACCTTTGGACTTTTGTATAGAGCAGCAACAGATAGACAGAAGATTAATCAGTAACTATTTTGACTATTAACTATTTTTGGTCCGTTAATTGTTTGAATCATTGCCTTTAGCCTGATCATTTTTTTCACTGTCAATTTTCAGTGTTTTCGGATGTTCATCAGACAATTCATCTTTTGTTAGATTAAtcagtaataaaacataataataagtTACAACCCTGCTTTTGTGGTACTGACTGAAATGtagaaacattttacatttttattttggctGAAATACTAACTCACGTTTAggcaacatttaacatttgagaactggctttttattcaacttttaaaagtaGAAATCATGTCTATGCTCAACGGTCTCCCCAAAAAGTacatttagtagctgttctggagcttttgatcatATCACATGATGTTCCTCAGCAGACTGAGTTAATGTTCGTTGACCTTGGAAACAGATAAACCAGCCATAGTCATATGAAGCTGTTTCAGCTGCCTTCTAGGCAGAGTTGCAAGcatattattttcttattatcttCATCCccattgttttaattaaatattggcAAAGTATTTCAATCTGTTTGCCTTTCCAGTTATTCTTCCTTCCTGATGTAATGTTTAATAGCTGTACAAGTGTCAAGATACATCTATTAGTGTCAGAATCTTTCAACAGAACATTACATTTTCTTCTCttatattgtttatatattgTTTGTAGTGTGGACTTCTCACCTTGTAGAGACAGAGGTCAATGACTTGAGTACAAATCTCTCTCAAGTCATCGCACACCAGCAGACGGCTGCGCACGAAGGCGCAGAGTTCCTCATTACCAATGGCATCCCAAACACCATCACATGCTAGAATTAGGAACTCGTCTTCAGGCGTCCTCTCCACCTCATACACTTCTGGCTCCGGTGACACTAACTGCTCAGTCTGTGGCCTCCAGTCCACTTCCTTGAAGTCAAAGTCTCCCAGTGCTCTGGAGACAGCCAGGGACCCATTCACCCTCTGCAGGGTCACTGAGCCTCCAGCGTTCTGGATACGCTCTTTCTCTCTGGGGTTGAATGGCTTGTGGTCCTCGGTGTAAAAGGCCAATTTGCCGTTATGGCAGAGCAGAGTGCGGGAGTCACCACAgttgataaaataaatgtaacgaGGGGAAATCaacactgctgctgcagtggagcCGCTACGGTCCCAGTTGTCCTCACGAGCCAGTTTGTGCATGTGGCTATCAATGTCCAGGAAGCCCTTACAGATCCCCTCCTTCACCTGCTCAGGGTCCTCGCTTGCTTTAATCCCACCTGTGAGAAAAGAGGGGATAACGTTTGGTTTTaagatacagagatacagacTATGTAGTTTCTGACACCAACATTTAGTTTGCTGTTTGCTTAAAGAGCAACACACATGTACCCATGTACTATCTAACCTGTGGCAGTTATCTTTATTTGATTTGTGAAAAACCAGGCTCCAACATTTATTAGCTTCATACTGCAAGGCCAGTGTAATTAGACATGGTTGGAAGTAACACTGCAGCTCAGATCAATAACATGACAATGCTTGTGCgcagtaaaataatgtttagttTTGGAAGACCAGGAAAGATTTTGagattaaaaatgacattttcaggagtgTCCCAGCCATTACGGGgggacacacacattaacaaagAGTTTCAGACTAAGGATTAAAGCTGTCCATGTAATTATGATTGTTGATCTTCCTCTCAGACGGCTAACAAATCAGTTCACAGCTCTAAATCTTAGTTATAAAACGCTGCATAAATGTGAacagctgtgttttcttttgataCCCAAAATTTGAAACAACCTGGTTTGAACTTTATTTGTTACTTTGCTTGCTCCTCCAAAGAAATATGTTATAATATCCAGAATTCTTGCTTTGACATATGGCacacatgtgtttattttaactttgaATGTTTTGTATGAAGTCTAGTCTAGAAGTTTTTTCAAGTCTAGAAGTTAAATCAATGGAAATAGTGCCACCCAGAACATTGATtataaaacagtaatatataatACTTCATAAGTGAAATAATTAGTTGTCtttacatattcatattcatattcaacaTGTGACGTGTCAAAGGAATTATTGTGGGAGTATGTTTTCAGTTTAAACAATGACTTTGCCAGAATATGTGACATGTAAATGCATATATGCAATAATAGGAACAAGAgcaaaatgtcatcaaaacttTAAACTGCATCCCtctcaaacaaacaacaaaaag contains:
- the ppm1na gene encoding protein phosphatase, Mg2+/Mn2+ dependent, 1Na (putative) isoform X1, whose product is MRTARRASNVEVPSFLRQLVKETEKMVTFFFKGGPRERTPEEEEHLDDDDDSMPSPYLERPVLEKHVSEGGSQLGMNYAVASMQGWRTQMEDAHTCMPRLSGELSDWGYFAVFDGHAGTTVAQYCSKNLLDRILATGGIKASEDPEQVKEGICKGFLDIDSHMHKLAREDNWDRSGSTAAAVLISPRYIYFINCGDSRTLLCHNGKLAFYTEDHKPFNPREKERIQNAGGSVTLQRVNGSLAVSRALGDFDFKEVDWRPQTEQLVSPEPEVYEVERTPEDEFLILACDGVWDAIGNEELCAFVRSRLLVCDDLREICTQVIDLCLYKGSLDNISIIIVCFPGAPQISQEALQQEAELEQQMDMKVGEIIQMMRSRDEDPDLLYVIKFLAAEEMPGLPPGGGLTSKTSKDQRGTQTKAIPMETESLLASPSPWRPA
- the ppm1na gene encoding protein phosphatase, Mg2+/Mn2+ dependent, 1Na (putative) isoform X2 — encoded protein: MRTARRASNVEVPSFLRQLVKETEKMVTFFFKGGPRERTPEEEEHLDDDDDSMPSPYLERPVLEKHVSEGGSQLGMNYAVASMQGWRTQMEDAHTCMPRLSGELSDWGYFAVFDGHAGTTVAQYCSKNLLDRILATGGIKASEDPEQVKEGICKGFLDIDSHMHKLAREDNWDRSGSTAAAVLISPRYIYFINCGDSRTLLCHNGKLAFYTEDHKPFNPREKERIQNAGGSVTLQRVNGSLAVSRALGDFDFKEVDWRPQTEQLVSPEPEVYEVERTPEDEFLILACDGVWDAIGNEELCAFVRSRLLVCDDLREICTQVIDLCLYKGSLDNISIIIVCFPGAPQISQEALQQEAELEQQMDMKVGEIIQMMRSRDEDPDLLYVIKFLAAEEMPGLPPGGGLTSKRDCIIAAYQKHVLTVRTQEPMDIEGSEGDSN